The following proteins are encoded in a genomic region of Nerophis lumbriciformis linkage group LG23, RoL_Nlum_v2.1, whole genome shotgun sequence:
- the mettl21a gene encoding protein N-lysine methyltransferase METTL21A isoform X2 has protein sequence MGRVVMCVYLELSQVELRGKVAIELGAGTGLVGIVAALLGAKVTITDRKPALDFLSANVKSNLPPDLQESAVVSELSWGDDLDRYPAEGYDLVLGADIVYLEDTFVPLMETLQHLCADTTVVLLACKIRYERDTNFLGMLRQRFTVTEVYYDKERDIYIYKARKQPSRSGL, from the exons ATGGGACGCG ttgtaatgtgtgtgtacttagAGCTGAGCCAGGTGGAGCTCCGGGGGAAGGTGGCCATTGAGCTGGGAGCTGGAACCGGACTGGTGGGCATCGTTGCAGCCTTGCTGG GTGCCAAGGTGACAATCACAGACAGGAAGCCCGCCCTGGACTTCCTGTCTGCCAACGTGAAAAGCAACCTTCCCCCTGACCTCCAAGAGTCGGCGGTGGTCTCCGAGCTGTCTTGGGGGGACGACCTCGACCGCTACCCAGCAGAGGGATACGACCTGGTGCTCGGAGCCGACATAGTTTACCTGGAGGACACGTTTGTGCCACTGATggagacactgcagcacctgtgtGCGGACACCACCGTCGTGTTGCTGGCGTGCAAGATCCGCTACGAGCGAGATACCAACTTCTTGGGCATGCTGAGGCAACGCTTCACTGTCACGGAGGTCTACTACGACAAAGAAagggatatttatatatataaagccAGGAAACAACCATCCAGGAGCGGTTTGTGA
- the mettl21a gene encoding protein N-lysine methyltransferase METTL21A isoform X1: MFLFHNMALVPYVENAVPALAKLQNSSACFHFANRDICLAQDWRKLGVAAVVWDAAVVMCVYLELSQVELRGKVAIELGAGTGLVGIVAALLGAKVTITDRKPALDFLSANVKSNLPPDLQESAVVSELSWGDDLDRYPAEGYDLVLGADIVYLEDTFVPLMETLQHLCADTTVVLLACKIRYERDTNFLGMLRQRFTVTEVYYDKERDIYIYKARKQPSRSGL; this comes from the exons atgtttttatttcacAACATGGCACTGGTTCCTTATGTAGAGAACGCGGTACCTGCGCTTGCCAAACTTCAGAATTCATCCGCGTGTTTTCATTTTGCCAACCGTGACATTTGCCTGGCCCAGGACTGGAGGAAGCTTGGAGTTGCAGCGGTTGTATGGGACGCG gcagttgtaatgtgtgtgtacttagAGCTGAGCCAGGTGGAGCTCCGGGGGAAGGTGGCCATTGAGCTGGGAGCTGGAACCGGACTGGTGGGCATCGTTGCAGCCTTGCTGG GTGCCAAGGTGACAATCACAGACAGGAAGCCCGCCCTGGACTTCCTGTCTGCCAACGTGAAAAGCAACCTTCCCCCTGACCTCCAAGAGTCGGCGGTGGTCTCCGAGCTGTCTTGGGGGGACGACCTCGACCGCTACCCAGCAGAGGGATACGACCTGGTGCTCGGAGCCGACATAGTTTACCTGGAGGACACGTTTGTGCCACTGATggagacactgcagcacctgtgtGCGGACACCACCGTCGTGTTGCTGGCGTGCAAGATCCGCTACGAGCGAGATACCAACTTCTTGGGCATGCTGAGGCAACGCTTCACTGTCACGGAGGTCTACTACGACAAAGAAagggatatttatatatataaagccAGGAAACAACCATCCAGGAGCGGTTTGTGA